One window of the Eucalyptus grandis isolate ANBG69807.140 chromosome 6, ASM1654582v1, whole genome shotgun sequence genome contains the following:
- the LOC104451511 gene encoding uncharacterized protein LOC104451511: MNSSWHAFAKQISYSDHCSSTVPETTLHVYNLASTPFSEYQAGYYTGGGNIPGLSSSSKSNSFSFYVCDVYKTNHDGVLKVEANLRFGISGYDYYYGGDYRYGQACLEATPVKPAYVPRHRAKSPITFRLEGFWSESSEKLCMVGSSLSNQGDSLNLDVVLKLNNVSNSTKITSLFTGILESLSTPDDKNYFDAISILMFPKRNYKYSLVFGELSNGKSNLPLGIAPTNGSFCSVFRNLGSALYLNYTPDCSPVKICTPISGPSGYLPPVMSLNGIGCSEGERKMRVLLRFSNDSDFWYYGKFDPNSTLVGEAMWDETKNRLQIKACQINLAGSFSTARVEDCSVHIELMFPAVWSIRERDGILGHLWSEKSQKGLSYFPDITLQGTGSSFWEFPDLKYNYTEIERVRKLCPVKTDLKSGRERYPNWYSQDMRFSMLVKNSEGKIGSGYSYPLFGDNHMYDQYGYSMSVSRTENFAIDTSSTSSSNARFNISYHIDFTGPRHVKGKSKNALYNQSWSSNDKVEISAEGVYDAETGDLCMVGCKSVISTGKKRANTSPDCEIVIRLQFPPLSKRRQDHIVGTIESTRKSSDPLHFERLNVTSDSLYLEEVRRSIFGMDIELSLVLASNTFLCIFIGLQILHVKRHPEVLPFISIAMLVILTLGHAIPLVLNFEALFLNDKNGQHISLGSGQWLEMNEVLVRVATMIAFLMQFRLLQLSWAARKKDGVGAVLWFQEKKALIVSLLLYGIGALAAIIFSWRSHSNDTDGQSFSILGGLKCYAGLILDGFLLPQILLNVFRNSSERALSGFFYLGMTLVRLLPHGYDLYRTRTYSPQFYRSYIYGTPDRDFYSTAWDVVIPLGGLVFAAVIFLQQQFCGACILPKRFRNSVAYQKVPAVVDDAPA, encoded by the coding sequence ATGAACTCATCTTGGCATGCATTTGCAAAACAAATCTCTTACTCTGACCATTGTTCTTCAACTGTTCCTGAAACCACTCTTCACGTGTATAACCTAGCCTCCACGCCATTCTCTGAATACCAAGCTGGTTACTACACTGGTGGCGGGAACATTCCAGgactttcctcttcttcaaaaTCCAATTCCTTCTCGTTCTATGTTTGTGACGTCTACAAGACCAATCACGATGGGGTGCTCAAGGTCGAAGCAAACTTGAGATTTGGAATCTCAGGTTATGACTACTACTATGGAGGAGACTACAGGTATGGTCAAGCATGCTTAGAAGCCACTCCTGTAAAGCCAGCCTATGTTCCGCGCCACCGGGCTAAGAGTCCCATCACCTTTCGATTAGAAGGTTTCTGGTCAGAATCTTCGGAGAAGCTTTGTATGGTTGGTTCCTCTCTCTCGAACCAAGGTGACTCTCTCAATCTTGATGTTGTGCTTAAGCTCAATAATGTAAGCAATTCTACTAAAATCACTAGCTTATTTACTGGCATTTTGGAGAGTCTGAGTACTCCAGATGACAAGAATTATTTCGATGCCATATCGATATTGATGTTTCCTAAGAGAAATTACAAGTACAGTTTGGTATTTGGGGAACTCAGTAATGGGAAGAGCAATCTTCCGCTGGGTATAGCACCCACAAATGGAAGCTTTTGTTCGGTTTTTCGAAACCTAGGTAGCGCACTCTATCTTAATTACACACCTGATTGTAGTCCTGTCAAAATCTGCACACCCATCTCGGGCCCTTCAGGATATTTGCCCCCTGTCATGTCCCTCAATGGAATCGGTTGTTCTGAAGGTGAACGGAAGATGCGAGTGTTGCTGCGTTTTTCAAATGACAGCGACTTTTGGTACTATGGAAAGTTCGATCCGAACTCAACATTGGTTGGAGAGGCGATGTGGGACGAGACTAAGAACCGACTGCAGATCAAAGCCTGTCAAATCAACTTGGCAGGATCTTTCTCAACTGCTCGTGTTGAGGATTGTTCGGTCCACATTGAGTTGATGTTCCCAGCAGTGTGGTCAATCAGGGAAAGAGATGGCATTTTGGGTCACTTATGGAGCGAGAAGAGCCAGAAGGGATTGAGTTATTTCCCAGACATCACGCTCCAAGGCACTGGAAGTAGTTTTTGGGAGTTTCCAGACTTGAAGTATAATTATACTGAAATCGAAAGAGTAAGGAAGCTGTGCCCAGTAAAGACTGATCTGAAAAGTGGGAGAGAAAGATATCCGAATTGGTACTCTCAAGATATGAGGTTCAGCATGTTGGTTAAGAATTCTGAAGGAAAAATAGGCAGTGGATATTCTTACCCTCTCTTTGGTGACAACCATATGTATGACCAATATGGTTATAGCATGTCGGTTTCCAGGACTGAGAATTTCGCTATCGACACTTCCTCAACCTCAAGCAGCAATGCCCGGTTCAACATCTCATATCATATTGACTTCACAGGACCGCGACATGTGAAGGGCAAGAGCAAAAATGCCCTTTATAATCAATCCTGGAGCTCAAATGATAAAGTGGAGATTTCTGCAGAAGGGGTTTACGATGCTGAAACTGGTGACCTGTGTATGGTGGGATGTAAAAGTGTCATCTCAACCGGGAAGAAGAGAGCCAACACATCTCCGGACTGTGAAATCGTAATTAGATTGCAGTTTCCTCCCTTATCGAAGAGAAGGCAGGATCACATCGTGGGAACCATCGAGAGCACAAGGAAGTCGTCCGATCCGCTTCATTTTGAGAGGCTGAACGTGACTTCTGATTCTCTTTATTTGGAGGAAGTGAGGCGGTCCATTTTCGGTATGGACATCGAGCTCTCACTCGTCCTTGCTTCTAATACATTCTTGTGCATCTTCATTGGCCTCCAGATCCTTCACGTGAAACGGCACCCCGAGGTGCTTCCCTTCATCTCTATCGCCATGCTGGTGATTCTCACTCTGGGCCATGCGATCCCTCTCGTGCTCAATTTCGAAGCCTTGTTCCTGAATGATAAGAACGGGCAACACATTTCTCTCGGAAGTGGTCAATGGCTCGAAATGAACGAGGTGTTGGTGAGGGTAGCCACGATGATTGCTTTCTTGATGCAATTCCGTCTTCTCCAGCTGAGTTGGGCCGCAAGAAAGAAGGATGGGGTTGGGGCTGTCTTGTGGTTCCAGGAAAAGAAGGCTCTGATCGTCTCTTTGCTATTATATGGCATCGGCGCACTGGCGGCTATCATCTTTAGCTGGAGAAGCCATTCTAATGACACGGACGGCCAGAGCTTCTCCATTTTGGGAGGTTTGAAATGTTATGCAGGACTCATCTTGGATGGTTTTCTCTTGCCTCAGATTCTGCTCAATGTCTTCAGGAACTCATCTGAGAGGGCCCTCTCAGGTTTTTTCTATCTCGGAATGACCTTGGTTCGGCTGTTGCCGCATGGTTACGATCTCTACAGGACTCGAACTTACTCGCCACAATTCTACCGGTCCTACATTTACGGAACTCCAGATAGAGACTTCTATTCGACTGCTTGGGATGTGGTCATTCCTTTAGGAGGACTCGTTTTCGCAGCGGTCATCTTCTTGCAACAGCAGTTTTGCGGCGCTTGTATCTTGCCCAAGAGGTTCCGGAACTCGGTAGCTTATCAGAAGGTACCAGCCGTGGTCGATGATGCGCCGGCATGA